One Mus musculus strain C57BL/6J chromosome X, GRCm38.p6 C57BL/6J DNA window includes the following coding sequences:
- the Srpk3 gene encoding SRSF protein kinase 3 isoform X1 yields MHWPRLGPTGTAVQCTRALGCDIRMSANAGGSGSVDCGGSSSSSQTSCGPESSGSELTPATPAPRLLQGLLGSDDEEQEDPKDYCKGGYYPVKIGDLFNGRYHVVRKLGWGHFSTVWLCWDIQRKRFVALKVVKSAGHYTETAVDEIKLLKCVRDSDPSDPKRETIVQLIDDFRISGVNGVHVCMVLEVLGHQLLKWIIKSNYQGLPVPCVKSIVRQVLHGLDYLHTKCKIIHTDIKPENILLCVGDAYIRRLAAEATEWQQSGAQPPSRSTVSTAPQEVLQIGKLSKNKRKKMRRKRKQQKRLLEERLRDLQRLEAMEAAVQAEDSSSRLERGSGSTSSSGCHPEGTRAGPSPASSSPVPGGERSLSPSSQTSGFSGSLFSTASCSILSGSSNQRETGGLLSPSTPFGASNLLVNPLEPQNADKIKIKIADLGNACWVHKHFTEDIQTRQYRAVEVLIGAEYGPPADIWSTACMAFELATGDYLFEPHSGEDYSRDEDHIAHIVELLGDIPPAFALSGRYSREFFNRRGELRHIPNLKHWGLYEVLMEKYEWPLEQATQFSAFLLPMMEYIPEKRASAADCLQHPWLNP; encoded by the exons ATGCACTGGCCACGGCTGGGCCCCACAGGAACAGCGGTCCAGTGCACCAGAGCTTTGGGCTGCGACATCAGGATGAGTGCCAATGCcggtggtagtggtagtgtggattgtggcggcagcagcagcag CTCTCAGACTTCCTGTGGGCCTGAGTCCTCAGGCTCTGAATTAACTCCAGCCACACCAGCACCTCGTTTGCTGCAGGGACTCCTGGGCTCTGATGATGAGGAACAGGAAGACCCTAAGGACTATTGCAAGG GTGGTTACTACCCAGTGAAGATCGGTGATTTGTTCAATGGGCGGTACCATGTGGTGCGAAAGCTAGGCTGGGGCCATTTCTCTACAGTCTGGCTCTGCTGGGATATTCA GCGCAAGCGCTTTGTGGCCCTGAAAGTGGTGAAGAGTGCAGGACATTACACTGAGACAGCCGTGGATGAGATCAAGCTCCTGAAATGT GTCAGGGACAGTGACCCTAGTGACCCCAAAAGGGAGACCATTGTTCAACTTATCGATGACTTCAGGATCTCAGGAGTAAATGGAGTCC ATGTATGCATGGTGCTAGAGGTCCTGGGCCACCAGCTCCTCAAGTGGATCATCAAATCCAACTACCAGGGTCTGCCTGTGCCCTGTGTTAAGAGCATTGTTAGACAG GTGCTGCATGGTCTGGATTACCTCCATACTAAGTGCAAGATCATCCATACGGACATCAAGCCTGAGAACATCTTACTGTGTGTTGGAGATGCCTACATCAGGCGCCTGGCTGCTGAAGCCACAGAGTGGCAGCAGTCAGGGGCCCAGCCCCCATCCCGTTCCACAG TCAGCACTGCCCCCCAGGAGGTCTTG CAGATTGGCAAGCTGTCCAAaaacaagaggaagaagatgaggcgCAAAAGGAAGCAACAGAAGAGGCTGCTGGAGGAGCGGCTGAGGGACTTGCAGAGGCTAGAGGCTATGGAGGCCGCAGTACAAGCTGAGG ACTCCAGCTCAAGACTAGAACGGGGCAGCGGCTCCACCTCTTCTTCAGGCTGCCACCCGGAGGGCACCAGAGCTGGCCCTTCTCCAGCCTCTTCTTCCCCTGTGCCTGGGGGGGAACGAAGCCTTAGTCCCAGCTCGCAGACCTCAGGTTTTTCAGGGTCCCTGTTCTCCACGGCTTCCTGCTCCATCCTCTCAGGTTCATCTAATCAGCGTGAGACTGGAGGTCTTCTATCTCCTAGCA cACCATTTGGTGCTTCCAATCTCCTAGTGAACCCTCTGGAGCCCCAAAATGCAGACAAGATCAAGATCAAGATTGCAGACCTTGGCAACGCCTGCTGGGTG CACAAGCACTTCACTGAGGATATTCAGACTCGGCAGTACAGGGCCGTGGAGGTGCTGATCGGTGCCGAGTATGGGCCCCCAGCTGACATCTGGAGCACAGCATGCATG GCTTTTGAGCTGGCCACTGGTGACTACCTATTTGAGCCCCACTCTGGAGAAGACTACAGTCGTGATGAGG ACCACATTGCTCATATCGTGGAACTTCTAGGAGACATCCCTCCAGCTTTTGCCCTCTCAGGCCGATATTCACGGGAGTTCTTCAACCGTAGAG GAGAGCTGCGCCACATCCCCAACCTCAAGCACTGGGGCCTATATGAGGTGCTCATGGAGAAGTATGAGTGGCCCCTGGAGCAGGCCACACAGTTCAGTGCCTTCCTGTTGCCCATGATGGAGTACATCCCTGAGAAGCGGGCCAGTGCTGCCGACTGCCTCCAGCATCCCTGGCTTAATCCATAG
- the Srpk3 gene encoding SRSF protein kinase 3 has protein sequence MSANAGGSGSVDCGGSSSSSQTSCGPESSGSELTPATPAPRLLQGLLGSDDEEQEDPKDYCKGGYYPVKIGDLFNGRYHVVRKLGWGHFSTVWLCWDIQRKRFVALKVVKSAGHYTETAVDEIKLLKCVRDSDPSDPKRETIVQLIDDFRISGVNGVHVCMVLEVLGHQLLKWIIKSNYQGLPVPCVKSIVRQVLHGLDYLHTKCKIIHTDIKPENILLCVGDAYIRRLAAEATEWQQSGAQPPSRSTVSTAPQEVLIGKLSKNKRKKMRRKRKQQKRLLEERLRDLQRLEAMEAAVQAEDSSSRLERGSGSTSSSGCHPEGTRAGPSPASSSPVPGGERSLSPSSQTSGFSGSLFSTASCSILSGSSNQRETGGLLSPSTPFGASNLLVNPLEPQNADKIKIKIADLGNACWVHKHFTEDIQTRQYRAVEVLIGAEYGPPADIWSTACMAFELATGDYLFEPHSGEDYSRDEDHIAHIVELLGDIPPAFALSGRYSREFFNRRGELRHIPNLKHWGLYEVLMEKYEWPLEQATQFSAFLLPMMEYIPEKRASAADCLQHPWLNP, from the exons ATGAGTGCCAATGCcggtggtagtggtagtgtggattgtggcggcagcagcagcag CTCTCAGACTTCCTGTGGGCCTGAGTCCTCAGGCTCTGAATTAACTCCAGCCACACCAGCACCTCGTTTGCTGCAGGGACTCCTGGGCTCTGATGATGAGGAACAGGAAGACCCTAAGGACTATTGCAAGG GTGGTTACTACCCAGTGAAGATCGGTGATTTGTTCAATGGGCGGTACCATGTGGTGCGAAAGCTAGGCTGGGGCCATTTCTCTACAGTCTGGCTCTGCTGGGATATTCA GCGCAAGCGCTTTGTGGCCCTGAAAGTGGTGAAGAGTGCAGGACATTACACTGAGACAGCCGTGGATGAGATCAAGCTCCTGAAATGT GTCAGGGACAGTGACCCTAGTGACCCCAAAAGGGAGACCATTGTTCAACTTATCGATGACTTCAGGATCTCAGGAGTAAATGGAGTCC ATGTATGCATGGTGCTAGAGGTCCTGGGCCACCAGCTCCTCAAGTGGATCATCAAATCCAACTACCAGGGTCTGCCTGTGCCCTGTGTTAAGAGCATTGTTAGACAG GTGCTGCATGGTCTGGATTACCTCCATACTAAGTGCAAGATCATCCATACGGACATCAAGCCTGAGAACATCTTACTGTGTGTTGGAGATGCCTACATCAGGCGCCTGGCTGCTGAAGCCACAGAGTGGCAGCAGTCAGGGGCCCAGCCCCCATCCCGTTCCACAG TCAGCACTGCCCCCCAGGAGGTCTTG ATTGGCAAGCTGTCCAAaaacaagaggaagaagatgaggcgCAAAAGGAAGCAACAGAAGAGGCTGCTGGAGGAGCGGCTGAGGGACTTGCAGAGGCTAGAGGCTATGGAGGCCGCAGTACAAGCTGAGG ACTCCAGCTCAAGACTAGAACGGGGCAGCGGCTCCACCTCTTCTTCAGGCTGCCACCCGGAGGGCACCAGAGCTGGCCCTTCTCCAGCCTCTTCTTCCCCTGTGCCTGGGGGGGAACGAAGCCTTAGTCCCAGCTCGCAGACCTCAGGTTTTTCAGGGTCCCTGTTCTCCACGGCTTCCTGCTCCATCCTCTCAGGTTCATCTAATCAGCGTGAGACTGGAGGTCTTCTATCTCCTAGCA cACCATTTGGTGCTTCCAATCTCCTAGTGAACCCTCTGGAGCCCCAAAATGCAGACAAGATCAAGATCAAGATTGCAGACCTTGGCAACGCCTGCTGGGTG CACAAGCACTTCACTGAGGATATTCAGACTCGGCAGTACAGGGCCGTGGAGGTGCTGATCGGTGCCGAGTATGGGCCCCCAGCTGACATCTGGAGCACAGCATGCATG GCTTTTGAGCTGGCCACTGGTGACTACCTATTTGAGCCCCACTCTGGAGAAGACTACAGTCGTGATGAGG ACCACATTGCTCATATCGTGGAACTTCTAGGAGACATCCCTCCAGCTTTTGCCCTCTCAGGCCGATATTCACGGGAGTTCTTCAACCGTAGAG GAGAGCTGCGCCACATCCCCAACCTCAAGCACTGGGGCCTATATGAGGTGCTCATGGAGAAGTATGAGTGGCCCCTGGAGCAGGCCACACAGTTCAGTGCCTTCCTGTTGCCCATGATGGAGTACATCCCTGAGAAGCGGGCCAGTGCTGCCGACTGCCTCCAGCATCCCTGGCTTAATCCATAG
- the Idh3g gene encoding isocitrate dehydrogenase [NAD] subunit gamma 1, mitochondrial isoform 2 precursor (isoform 2 precursor is encoded by transcript variant 2) — translation MALKVAIAAGGAAKAMLKPTLLCRPWEVLAAHVAPRRSISSPPSAKYGGRHTVTMIPGDGIGPELMLHVKSVFRHACVPVDFEEVHVSSNADEEDIRNAIMAIRRNRVALKGNIETNHNLPPSHKSRNNILRTSLDLYANVIHCKSLPGVVTRHKDIDILIVRENTEGEYSSLEHESVAGVVESLKIITKAKSLRIAEYAFKLAQESGRKKVTAVHKANIMKLGDGLFLQCCREVAAHYPQITFDSMIVDNTTMQLVSRPQQFDVMVMPNLYGNIVNNVCAGLVGGPGLVAGANYGHVYAVFETATRNTGKSIANKNIANPTATLLASCMMLDHLKLHSYATSIRKAVLASMDNENMHTPDIGGQGTTSQAIQDIIRHIRIINGRAVEA, via the exons ATGGCGCTGAAGGTGGCGATAGCTGCTGGCGGTGCTGCAAAGGCAATGCTCAAGCCAACTCTCCTCTGCCGTCCTTGGGAG GTTCTGGCTGCCCATGTGGCCCCCCGAAGGAGCATTTCCTCA cctccatctgctaaGTATGGTGGGCGGCATACAGTGACTATGATCCCAGGGGATGGCATCGGCCCAGAGCTCATGTTGCATGTTAAGTCTGTATTCAG gcatgcatgtgtgccgGTGGACTTTGAAGAGGTGCATGTAAGCTCCAACGCTGATGAGGAGGACATCCGCAATGCCATCATGGCCATCCGCCGGAACCGTGTGGCCCTGAAGG GCAACATTGAAACAAATCATAACCTGCCACCATCCCACAAATCTCGAAACAACATCCTTCG CACCAGCCTAGACCTCTATGCCAACGTCATCCACTGTAAGAGCCTGCCAGGAGTGGTGACCCGGCACAAGGACATAGACATCCTCATTGTACGGGAAAACACAGAAGGCGAGTACAGCAGCCTGGAGCATGAG AGCGTAGCAGGAGTGGTGGAGAGCTTGAAGATTATCACCAAAGCCAAGTCCCTGCGCATTGCTGAATATGCTTTCAAGCTGGCCCAGGAGAGTGGGCGTAAGAAAGTGACGGCTGTGCACAAGGCCAACATCAT GAAACTGGGTGATGGACTCTTCCTCCAGTGCTGCAGGGAAGTAGCAGCCCACTACCCTCAGATCACCTTTGACAGCATGATTGTAGACAACACAACAATGCAG CTGGTATCCCGGCCTCAGCAGTTTGATGTCATGGTGATGCCTAATCTCTATGGTAACATTGTCAACAACGTCTGTGCAGGGCTAGTTGGAGGCCCAGGCCTTGTGGCTGGGGCCAACTATGGCCATGTGTATGCAGTATTCGAGACA GCTACAAGGAACACAGGCAAAAGTATTGCCAATAAGAACATTGCTAACCCGACTGCCACACTGCTAGCAAGCTGCATGATGCTAGACCACCTCAA GCTCCACTCCTATGCCACTTCCATCCGCAAAGCTGTCTTAGCATCCATGGACAATGAAAAT ATGCATACCCCAGATATTGGAGGCCAGGGCACCACATCCCAAGCCATCCAGGACATCATTCGTCATATCCGCATCATTAATGGACGGGCTGTGGAGGCTTAG
- the Idh3g gene encoding isocitrate dehydrogenase [NAD] subunit gamma 1, mitochondrial isoform 1 precursor (isoform 1 precursor is encoded by transcript variant 1), producing MALKVAIAAGGAAKAMLKPTLLCRPWEVLAAHVAPRRSISSQQTIPPSAKYGGRHTVTMIPGDGIGPELMLHVKSVFRHACVPVDFEEVHVSSNADEEDIRNAIMAIRRNRVALKGNIETNHNLPPSHKSRNNILRTSLDLYANVIHCKSLPGVVTRHKDIDILIVRENTEGEYSSLEHESVAGVVESLKIITKAKSLRIAEYAFKLAQESGRKKVTAVHKANIMKLGDGLFLQCCREVAAHYPQITFDSMIVDNTTMQLVSRPQQFDVMVMPNLYGNIVNNVCAGLVGGPGLVAGANYGHVYAVFETATRNTGKSIANKNIANPTATLLASCMMLDHLKLHSYATSIRKAVLASMDNENMHTPDIGGQGTTSQAIQDIIRHIRIINGRAVEA from the exons ATGGCGCTGAAGGTGGCGATAGCTGCTGGCGGTGCTGCAAAGGCAATGCTCAAGCCAACTCTCCTCTGCCGTCCTTGGGAG GTTCTGGCTGCCCATGTGGCCCCCCGAAGGAGCATTTCCTCA CAACAAACAATT cctccatctgctaaGTATGGTGGGCGGCATACAGTGACTATGATCCCAGGGGATGGCATCGGCCCAGAGCTCATGTTGCATGTTAAGTCTGTATTCAG gcatgcatgtgtgccgGTGGACTTTGAAGAGGTGCATGTAAGCTCCAACGCTGATGAGGAGGACATCCGCAATGCCATCATGGCCATCCGCCGGAACCGTGTGGCCCTGAAGG GCAACATTGAAACAAATCATAACCTGCCACCATCCCACAAATCTCGAAACAACATCCTTCG CACCAGCCTAGACCTCTATGCCAACGTCATCCACTGTAAGAGCCTGCCAGGAGTGGTGACCCGGCACAAGGACATAGACATCCTCATTGTACGGGAAAACACAGAAGGCGAGTACAGCAGCCTGGAGCATGAG AGCGTAGCAGGAGTGGTGGAGAGCTTGAAGATTATCACCAAAGCCAAGTCCCTGCGCATTGCTGAATATGCTTTCAAGCTGGCCCAGGAGAGTGGGCGTAAGAAAGTGACGGCTGTGCACAAGGCCAACATCAT GAAACTGGGTGATGGACTCTTCCTCCAGTGCTGCAGGGAAGTAGCAGCCCACTACCCTCAGATCACCTTTGACAGCATGATTGTAGACAACACAACAATGCAG CTGGTATCCCGGCCTCAGCAGTTTGATGTCATGGTGATGCCTAATCTCTATGGTAACATTGTCAACAACGTCTGTGCAGGGCTAGTTGGAGGCCCAGGCCTTGTGGCTGGGGCCAACTATGGCCATGTGTATGCAGTATTCGAGACA GCTACAAGGAACACAGGCAAAAGTATTGCCAATAAGAACATTGCTAACCCGACTGCCACACTGCTAGCAAGCTGCATGATGCTAGACCACCTCAA GCTCCACTCCTATGCCACTTCCATCCGCAAAGCTGTCTTAGCATCCATGGACAATGAAAAT ATGCATACCCCAGATATTGGAGGCCAGGGCACCACATCCCAAGCCATCCAGGACATCATTCGTCATATCCGCATCATTAATGGACGGGCTGTGGAGGCTTAG
- the Idh3g gene encoding isocitrate dehydrogenase [NAD] subunit gamma 1, mitochondrial isoform X1 — MIPGDGIGPELMLHVKSVFRHACVPVDFEEVHVSSNADEEDIRNAIMAIRRNRVALKGNIETNHNLPPSHKSRNNILRTSLDLYANVIHCKSLPGVVTRHKDIDILIVRENTEGEYSSLEHESVAGVVESLKIITKAKSLRIAEYAFKLAQESGRKKVTAVHKANIMKLGDGLFLQCCREVAAHYPQITFDSMIVDNTTMQLVSRPQQFDVMVMPNLYGNIVNNVCAGLVGGPGLVAGANYGHVYAVFETATRNTGKSIANKNIANPTATLLASCMMLDHLKLHSYATSIRKAVLASMDNENMHTPDIGGQGTTSQAIQDIIRHIRIINGRAVEA, encoded by the exons ATGATCCCAGGGGATGGCATCGGCCCAGAGCTCATGTTGCATGTTAAGTCTGTATTCAG gcatgcatgtgtgccgGTGGACTTTGAAGAGGTGCATGTAAGCTCCAACGCTGATGAGGAGGACATCCGCAATGCCATCATGGCCATCCGCCGGAACCGTGTGGCCCTGAAGG GCAACATTGAAACAAATCATAACCTGCCACCATCCCACAAATCTCGAAACAACATCCTTCG CACCAGCCTAGACCTCTATGCCAACGTCATCCACTGTAAGAGCCTGCCAGGAGTGGTGACCCGGCACAAGGACATAGACATCCTCATTGTACGGGAAAACACAGAAGGCGAGTACAGCAGCCTGGAGCATGAG AGCGTAGCAGGAGTGGTGGAGAGCTTGAAGATTATCACCAAAGCCAAGTCCCTGCGCATTGCTGAATATGCTTTCAAGCTGGCCCAGGAGAGTGGGCGTAAGAAAGTGACGGCTGTGCACAAGGCCAACATCAT GAAACTGGGTGATGGACTCTTCCTCCAGTGCTGCAGGGAAGTAGCAGCCCACTACCCTCAGATCACCTTTGACAGCATGATTGTAGACAACACAACAATGCAG CTGGTATCCCGGCCTCAGCAGTTTGATGTCATGGTGATGCCTAATCTCTATGGTAACATTGTCAACAACGTCTGTGCAGGGCTAGTTGGAGGCCCAGGCCTTGTGGCTGGGGCCAACTATGGCCATGTGTATGCAGTATTCGAGACA GCTACAAGGAACACAGGCAAAAGTATTGCCAATAAGAACATTGCTAACCCGACTGCCACACTGCTAGCAAGCTGCATGATGCTAGACCACCTCAA GCTCCACTCCTATGCCACTTCCATCCGCAAAGCTGTCTTAGCATCCATGGACAATGAAAAT ATGCATACCCCAGATATTGGAGGCCAGGGCACCACATCCCAAGCCATCCAGGACATCATTCGTCATATCCGCATCATTAATGGACGGGCTGTGGAGGCTTAG